Proteins encoded together in one Impatiens glandulifera chromosome 1, dImpGla2.1, whole genome shotgun sequence window:
- the LOC124941546 gene encoding delta(12)-fatty-acid desaturase FAD2-like, with protein sequence MGAGGRMSAQANAVLDRVPTTKPPFTLAQIKKSVPPHCFQRSVITSFSYVVYDLLIVSFLYYAATSYIHLLPGPPALSGFVWLLYACVQGCVLQGVWIIAHECGHHAFSDYQWLDDTVGFILHSALLVPYFSWKHSHRMHHSNINSMEGDVIFVPKRKETVGYLAKYIDNPIGRSTKIAILLTMGWPLHIFRNFYTSIYLKQERFQLLISNMGVLSVGFVLYRLALARGISWVIRVYGGPLFVMNVCLVILTWLQHTHPSLPHYELDEWDWLRGALSTVDRDYGILNKVFHNVTDTHVAHHLFPTMPHYHAKEVTKAIKPMLGEYYRFDGTPLMSVIWREIKECLYVEADKDEGASKGILWFRNKI encoded by the coding sequence ATGGGTGCAGGTGGGCGAATGTCAGCACAAGCCAACGCCGTCCTCGATCGAGTCCCAACCACCAAACCGCCATTTACGCTAGCCCAGATTAAGAAATCAGTGCCTCCCCACTGCTTTCAAAGATCGGTCATCACATCATTCTCCTACGTTGTATACGATCTCCTCATAGTCTCCTTCCTCTACTATGCTGCCACATCCTACATCCATCTCCTCCCGGGCCCCCCTGCCCTGTCAGGCTTCGTCTGGCTTCTTTACGCCTGCGTCCAGGGCTGCGTCCTCCAAGGAGTTTGGATCATCGCTCACGAATGCGGCCATCATGCCTTCAGCGATTACCAATGGCTCGACGATACAGTCGGCTTCATCCTCCACTCGGCCCTCCTCGTCCCCTACTTCTCGTGGAAACACAGCCACCGCATGCACCATTCCAACATCAACTCTATGGAAGGCGACGTGATTTTCGTCCCGAAACGTAAGGAAACTGTGGGATACCTCGCTAAATACATCGACAATCCAATTGGTCGGTCTACAAAGATCGCCATCCTGCTGACCATGGGTTGGCCTTTGCATATATTTCGCAACTTCTACACCTCGATTTACTTGAAGCAGGAGCGGTTTCAGCTACTTATATCGAACATGGGAGTTCTTTCAGTCGGATTCGTTCTCTACCGCCTCGCCTTGGCCAGGGGAATAAGTTGGGTGATACGCGTTTACGGCGGGCCTCTCTTCGTGATGAATGTATGTCTAGTGATATTAACGTGGTTACAACACACTCACCCGTCTTTGCCTCATTACGAGTTGGACGAGTGGGATTGGTTGAGGGGGGCTTTATCAACTGTAGATAGAGATTATGGAATTCTCAACAAGGTGTTCCATAATGTAACAGATACTCATGTTGCTCACCATTTGTTCCCAACAATGCCACATTATCATGCAAAGGAAGTTACTAAGGCAATAAAGCCTATGTTGGGAGAATACTATCGGTTTGATGGGACTCCACTTATGAGTGTGATATGGAGAGAAATCAAGGAATGTCTTTACGTGGAGGCTGATAAAGACGAGGGCGCAAGCAAAGGCATCTTGTGGTTCAGGAACAAGATTTAG